attgtccatgtcatatttaaccatatgacatgtcatcaatcttaatagccacgtcacaattttttttgtgaaaacgatcgtagagaagacatgtggcaaatcacttctcaaatatagactaggggatggatattaaatttctcaaataaaaatcaattagaGAATGATTAATCCCTGTTTCTTAGGAGAGGTTCTTAGCTCatgatttaacttttttttttatacttttagaCTAAAAACGGCTTTTATATCGGTTTTATCTTTTCTTAGTTAAAGTTTAAGAAAAGTTAAGAATTGTTTCTTAGTCGAAGTTAAGAATCAGTTAATAGATCGGAGTTAATCATAGTtttagtaataattttttttctggattTTAATAGCAAAAAATAATGGAATAACGAAGAATTTAGAGagtgaaatattataaattattattacctGAATACCGTTCAAGATGGGCATCTCCATGTCCATAAGAATGAGATCGTAGTTTCTCCCGGAACAATGAACGTCGACAGCTTCTTGGCCGTTGCAAACGACGTCGTTCCTGATACCTAGACGGTCCAGCAGTTTGTGATGCATGGTTTGGTTTACAAAGTTGTCATCGACGACCAGAGCTGTTAACTTCGACTCTGCCAAGTTTGGAACCTCATCAGCTATCTCTTTCGTCATCGTTCTTGTGGAGCAACAAAATATTACAGAACTcttgagaaaatattttgtggaaactcaaaaatatatatgttgcaTATTTAAAGGAGAAAGAAATTGTGAAAAAAGTTAGCTGGATTGTGTTTTTGGATTCGGAGGAGATCTAGTGATCTTTctactttttccatttttaggTACTATACATGATTTTACATTTCTTTTCAAGATCCTTTAGCttatgaagggtttagattgaTGTCTTGAGATTCTAATTAGCCAAAACACCATGTGAGCAACATACATGAATAGCAAATAATCATTATATGATATTATGATTACAAACTATAAAGACACATATACACATACATTTAGCAAGAAATATCACGTCATATGTTCAACTTTTGATTCAgttttaattcataaaataaacaaaatctaacATTTCCTTGCAAGTTCTGAGATTATCATATATCTACtggatttttttagaaaataacacATTGATATGACAAAATcttgtttatattataaaatatcggTAAGtctatataaaaatgattatcGATTAGTTAAgttcataaattaaaaaaatataattccaCAAACGtgactttaaaaatatagtaattatataCTGTGTATATCATAATTAAGCATACTTAACATATGGTAATGACATAAATGGAGAATTGTTTTACGACCTCTCTTTTTATTATAGTTCGCTTTATAGAACACAAAAAGGGAAAATATTCTACGGAGGTTGTGGCCTTGACTGAACGATGTAAACATCTTCACCAACCAAACAAACTTCAAGATCTTGTGTACATCCAAAGTTCATTTCCAAGAAGAAACCCACCGAACCCAAGTCTCTGACCCAGCTTCTGTCCAAACAATGAGTCAACCGTATTATGTGTTTTGAAATGTGAATCTGTGATCACATGTGTTTTGAAAGAAGGAACATTATCATGATAATAGAattgtttcatttaataaaatcaaattgttTATTTAGTGGTTTTATTTGTAAGAAAGCTAAGGAGTTTTGAATCCTTTTATGCTGGGACATGCTAACTAGTTTGTATAAGTCAAGATAAAACCAGTTATATAATCAGAAAATTTATCGTATAATTCTCACTTAATATTCATGTTAAAGAAATACATAAAGATGACATCCTTAGCAATAAAGAGACAAATCACAAATAGAATAAGATCAGATCAAGCGGTGGTAGAAGGTGATGGAGATGATGTTGGTTTAGAAGGACGTTTTGGGAGACCACACTTGGTCAAACATCCGTCGTAACAAGGTTTGTTATGTTTGCCACATGCTATGGAACAGGCTGTGAAGCAAATGAATCTTGATTCTTTCGGCTTGGCCTCGTCAACATTGGCTCCATTGCATGCTTGTAAAACACACCCTATCATGATAAGTGCCATCACCATACACACTTTTCCCGCCATTTTTCTCTTTACAGGTTTATTAGGACTTGTGTTTTATTTAGTTATTGATAGATTTGAGATGTGCGAAATTGGTGGATGGAGAGGAAGGTGTTTATATACTGAGTCTTGCCTCTATATTTAGTATATTTGTCTGTGTTTGTTTCTGTTGTTTgctatttttgtttggtttgactTTGAATAGAGATTTGTGATTTCTGTATAGCTAGACATAAATAGGTTGGCAATGTTTGATTTTAATGTTGTCAAAGTTGGTTAAAACTACGAAAATACTGTAGATGGCAAGTACTTGATCGTAATGGTCATTTCATGTATGATTTGTATTTCCTTGTTTCTTTCTTGTTATGTCATTCAGtgaatgaaaatatatttaaaatgtaacaAGTACCATGATGATAAGAAGAAAATTTTGTGGCATATattccttgtttttttttttcctattttaacgAGATTGGCCACAAGATACTTTTAACTTAGggacaaaaaaattattgacaTTGTAAAACAATGAATCCAACTCTAGATTTTTGTAAACTTCTAACtacttattaattataaatttataaaccaataacatacaaaattaaatattattttcagttaAATTCATACATTAGAATATGATAATTTCATAAACTgactttaaaatatagtaattaatatatatgtatatatcattattaaacATACTTCACATATGATAATGACATACCTgcagattttattttaacattttgttaTTATTCGCTTTATAGaacataaaaaaggaaaaatattctACAGAGGTTGTGGCCTTGACTGAACGATGTAGACATCCTCACCAACCAAACAACCTTCAACATCTTGTGCACATCCAAAGTTCCTTTCCAAGAAAAAACCAACCGAACCGAGTCTCTGACCGAGCTTCTGTCTAAACATCGAGTCAACCGTTAACCGTTTCTTGCTATAGTCAACGGTCAGCCGAATGTATTTTCCATCAGCAGGACCTTTTCCTGTCACAAGAAGCTCTTCACTGAAGTTTGCAAACGCTAAGGTCTCCACAACCCCATCGAGCTTACCCGAAGCAAGTCTCCACGGTGTTCCTCTCGTCCCCGAAGCTAAAGTCTCACCTAAACCAGGAGCTATCTCAGCTTCCACCAGGTTGCTGTCTGGATCAGCTGGACTCACCGTGTGAAGAACGAAAGATAAGTCGGGAGACAGCATCTCTTGAACCAGAACCGCCATTGTAGCTTCTCTCTGAGAGACACCAGCAGCTCTGCGGCTTAGAACAGCTCTTCTTGTGTAGAGAGAAGCCCAAACTTGGCAAACGGAATCTGAAAACACTGAAGGATCCGAGGGGCTCACGTTGGGGATTGATTCGTAGAGTCCTGCTGCTGACATTCCTGCTAAGTCCTCGACGTTGGCGCTTGAGCGAACGATGAGACGAGCAGCGTCTTGGGGAAACGCTTTGCTTATGGTGTTGATTGTTTCTTTAGGCACTTGCAGTGACTTCATAACTTGATGGATCTGATCACATATGTTGTCTAGCTCACCGCCTTCAGGTCTGGCTGTTTCTAACTTGTCTAACAGAGATGCAAACTTTTCTTCTGAGTTGCTTTGCTTTAAAGCTAGTTCCATTGATCCGAAAGGTATGACAACTCCAGCTGGAACCTTGAATGATGCTGGAACTCCGTTCTCGCTGTCCACTGCACATTCATTATAAAAACCAATGTTCAATAAATCATTAAGCATTAGTTagatgttttatataaaatttatttattaggcGGCCGTCTAGaccgattttaaaaaaaaatgttctagaaaaatcattttgtttagAAGCTTTGGTGCCGCATAAACCGATCTTTAGaagattgaaaaataaaaaaagactgTGCAAAAGCAATCTGGTTCCAGGGAGTTTAATCCTCTTAAGAGATTGAGAAAACTATACCTCTAGTAGAGGCTGCTGCCAAAGATGCAAGAAGACCACAAGCAGCAGCTTTTGAACCAGAGGTTGATGCATCTGAATCCGCAAGTTCTATGATTCCTCCACTAGGGATATCCTGTGGA
This genomic window from Raphanus sativus cultivar WK10039 unplaced genomic scaffold, ASM80110v3 Scaffold0966, whole genome shotgun sequence contains:
- the LOC108827012 gene encoding LOW QUALITY PROTEIN: two-component response regulator 24-like (The sequence of the model RefSeq protein was modified relative to this genomic sequence to represent the inferred CDS: deleted 2 bases in 1 codon), which produces MTKEIADEVPNLAESKLTALVVDDNFVNQTMHHKLLDRLGIRNDVVCNGQEAVDVHCSGRNYDLILMDMEMPILNGIQATKRLREMGIESKIAGVTTRANEGDKKEFMEAGLNDFQEKPLTISKLLSILHRLDFYVQT
- the LOC130503467 gene encoding uncharacterized protein LOC130503467 — protein: MAGKVCMVMALIMIGCVLQACNGANVDEAKPKESRFICFTACSIACGKHNKPCYDGCLTKCGLPKRPSKPTSSPSPSTTA